The Pan troglodytes isolate AG18354 chromosome 8, NHGRI_mPanTro3-v2.0_pri, whole genome shotgun sequence genome window below encodes:
- the ADD3 gene encoding gamma-adducin isoform X1 yields the protein MSSDASQGVITTPPPPSMPHKERYFDRINENDPEYIRERNMSPDLRQDFNMMEQRKRVTQILQSPAFREDLECLIQEQMKKGHNPTGLLALQQIADYIMANSFSGFSSPPLSLGMVTPINDLPGADTSSYVKGEKLTRCKLASLYRLVDLFGWAHLANTYISVRISKEQDHIIIIPRGLSFSEATASNLVKVNIIGEVVDQGSTNLKIDHTGFSPHAAIYSTRPDVKCVIHIHTLATAAVSSMKCGILPISQESLLLGDVAYYDYQGSLEEQEERIQLQKVLGPSCKVLVLRNHGVVALGETLEEAFHYIFNVQLACEIQVQALAGAGGVDNLHVLDFQKYKAFTYTVAASGGGGVNMGSHQKWKVGEIEFEGLMRTLDNLGYRTGYAYRHPLIREKPRHKSDVEIPATVTAFSFEDDTVPLSPLKYMAQRQQREKTRWLNSPNTYMKVNVPEESRNGETSPRTKITWMKAEDSSKVSGGTPIKIEDPNQFVPLNTNPNEVLEKRNKIREQNRYDLKTAGPQSQLLAGIVVDKPPSTMQFEDDDHGPPAPPNPFSHLTEGELEEYKRTIERKQQGLEDAEQELLSDDASSVSQIQSQTQSPQNVPEKLEENHELFSKSFISMEVPVMVVNGKDDMHDVEDELAKRVSRLTTSTTVENIEITIKSPEKIEEVLSPEGSPSKSPSKKKKKFRTPSFLKKNKKKEKVEA from the exons GCCTTTCGGGAAGACTTGGAATGCCTTATTCAAGAACAGATGAAGAAAGGCCACAACCCAACTGGATTACTAGCATTACAGCAGATTGCAGATTACATCATGGCCAATTCTTTCTCGGGTTTTTCTTCACCTCCTCTCA GTCTTGGCATGGTCACACCTATCAATGACCTTCCTGGTGCAGATACATCCTCATATGTGAAGGGAGAAAAACTTACTCGCTGTAAACTTGCCAGCCTGTACAGACTTGTAGACTTGTTTGGATGGGCACACCTGGCAAATACCTATATCTCA gtaaGAATAAGTAAGGAGCAAGACCACATTATAATAATTCCCAGAGGCCTATCTTTTTCTGAAGCTACAGCCTCCAATTTG GTGAAAGTCAATATAATAGGAGAAGTGGTTGACCAGGGAAGTACCAATTTGAAAATTGACCATACAGGATTCAGTCCCCATGCTGCAATCTATTCAACACGTCCTGATGTTAAGTGTGTGATACACATCCATACCCTTGCAACAGCAGCT GTATCCTCCATGAAATGTGGGATCCTTCCAATTTCTCAAGAGTCTCTTCTTCTGGGAGATGTTGCCTATTATGACTACCAAGGGTCACTGGAAGAACAGGAGGAGAGAATTCAACTGCAGAAGGTTCTGGGACCAAGTTGTAAG GTGCTGGTACTCAGGAATCATGGTGTGGTTGCACTTGGAGAAACATTAGAGGAggcttttcattatatttttaatgtgcaaCTAGCCTGTGAGATTCAG gtgcaggccctAGCAGGTGCAGGTGGAGTAGACAATCTCCATGTACTGGACTTTCAGAAGTATAAAGCTTTCACTTACACTGTAGCAGCATCTGGTGGAGGAGGTGTGAATATGGGTTCCCATCAAAAATGGAAGGTTGGCGAAATTGAGTTTGAAGGGCTTATGAGGACTCTGGACAACTTG GGGTATAGAACAGGCTATGCTTACAGGCATCCTCTCATTCGAGAGAAGCCTAGGCACAAGAGTGATGTGGAAATCCCAGCAACTGTGACTGCTTTTTCCTTTGAAGACGATACAGTGCCACTCTCTCCTCTCAAATACATGGCACAGAGGCAACAGCGTGAAAAAACAAGATGGCTGAACTCACCAAATACTTACATGAAAGTGAATGTGCCTGAGGAGTCTCGGAACGGAGAAACCAGTCCCCGAACCAAAATCACG TGGATGAAAGCAGAAGACTCATCTAAAGTTAGTGGTGGAACACCTATCAAAATTGAAGATCCAAATCAGTTTGTTCCTTTAAACACAAACCCGAATGAGGTactagaaaagagaaataag ATTCGGGAACAAAATCGATATGACTTGAAAACAGCAGGACCACAATCTCAGTTGCTTGCTGGAATTGTTGTGGATAAGCCACCTTCT acTATGCAATTTGAAGATGATGATCATGGCCCACCAGCCCCTCCTAACCCATTTAGTCATCTCACAGAAGGAGAACTTGAAGAGTATAAGAGGACAATCGAACGTAAACAACAAGGCCTAGAAG ATGCTGAGCAGGAATTACTCTCAGATGACGCTTCATCTGTTTCACAAATTCAGTCTCAAACTCAGTCACCGCAAAATGTCCCTGAAAAATTAGAAG AAAACCATGAGCTGTTTTCCAAGAGCTTCATCTCCATGGAAGTGCCTGTCATGGTAGTAAATGGCAAGGATGATATGCATGATGTTGAAGATGAGCTTGCTAAGCGAGTGAGTAGGTTAACCACAAGTACAACCGTAGAAAACATCGAGATTACTATTAAGTCTCCAGAGAAAATCGAAGAAGTCCTGTCACCTGAAGGCTCCCCTTCAAAATCGCCatccaagaaaaagaagaaattccgCACTCCTTCttttctgaaaaagaacaaaaaaaaggagaaagttgAGGCCTAA
- the ADD3 gene encoding gamma-adducin isoform X2 has translation MSSDASQGVITTPPPPSMPHKERYFDRINENDPEYIRERNMSPDLRQDFNMMEQRKRVTQILQSPAFREDLECLIQEQMKKGHNPTGLLALQQIADYIMANSFSGFSSPPLSLGMVTPINDLPGADTSSYVKGEKLTRCKLASLYRLVDLFGWAHLANTYISVRISKEQDHIIIIPRGLSFSEATASNLVKVNIIGEVVDQGSTNLKIDHTGFSPHAAIYSTRPDVKCVIHIHTLATAAVSSMKCGILPISQESLLLGDVAYYDYQGSLEEQEERIQLQKVLGPSCKVLVLRNHGVVALGETLEEAFHYIFNVQLACEIQVQALAGAGGVDNLHVLDFQKYKAFTYTVAASGGGGVNMGSHQKWKVGEIEFEGLMRTLDNLGYRTGYAYRHPLIREKPRHKSDVEIPATVTAFSFEDDTVPLSPLKYMAQRQQREKTRWLNSPNTYMKVNVPEESRNGETSPRTKITWMKAEDSSKVSGGTPIKIEDPNQFVPLNTNPNEVLEKRNKIREQNRYDLKTAGPQSQLLAGIVVDKPPSTMQFEDDDHGPPAPPNPFSHLTEGELEEYKRTIERKQQGLEENHELFSKSFISMEVPVMVVNGKDDMHDVEDELAKRVSRLTTSTTVENIEITIKSPEKIEEVLSPEGSPSKSPSKKKKKFRTPSFLKKNKKKEKVEA, from the exons GCCTTTCGGGAAGACTTGGAATGCCTTATTCAAGAACAGATGAAGAAAGGCCACAACCCAACTGGATTACTAGCATTACAGCAGATTGCAGATTACATCATGGCCAATTCTTTCTCGGGTTTTTCTTCACCTCCTCTCA GTCTTGGCATGGTCACACCTATCAATGACCTTCCTGGTGCAGATACATCCTCATATGTGAAGGGAGAAAAACTTACTCGCTGTAAACTTGCCAGCCTGTACAGACTTGTAGACTTGTTTGGATGGGCACACCTGGCAAATACCTATATCTCA gtaaGAATAAGTAAGGAGCAAGACCACATTATAATAATTCCCAGAGGCCTATCTTTTTCTGAAGCTACAGCCTCCAATTTG GTGAAAGTCAATATAATAGGAGAAGTGGTTGACCAGGGAAGTACCAATTTGAAAATTGACCATACAGGATTCAGTCCCCATGCTGCAATCTATTCAACACGTCCTGATGTTAAGTGTGTGATACACATCCATACCCTTGCAACAGCAGCT GTATCCTCCATGAAATGTGGGATCCTTCCAATTTCTCAAGAGTCTCTTCTTCTGGGAGATGTTGCCTATTATGACTACCAAGGGTCACTGGAAGAACAGGAGGAGAGAATTCAACTGCAGAAGGTTCTGGGACCAAGTTGTAAG GTGCTGGTACTCAGGAATCATGGTGTGGTTGCACTTGGAGAAACATTAGAGGAggcttttcattatatttttaatgtgcaaCTAGCCTGTGAGATTCAG gtgcaggccctAGCAGGTGCAGGTGGAGTAGACAATCTCCATGTACTGGACTTTCAGAAGTATAAAGCTTTCACTTACACTGTAGCAGCATCTGGTGGAGGAGGTGTGAATATGGGTTCCCATCAAAAATGGAAGGTTGGCGAAATTGAGTTTGAAGGGCTTATGAGGACTCTGGACAACTTG GGGTATAGAACAGGCTATGCTTACAGGCATCCTCTCATTCGAGAGAAGCCTAGGCACAAGAGTGATGTGGAAATCCCAGCAACTGTGACTGCTTTTTCCTTTGAAGACGATACAGTGCCACTCTCTCCTCTCAAATACATGGCACAGAGGCAACAGCGTGAAAAAACAAGATGGCTGAACTCACCAAATACTTACATGAAAGTGAATGTGCCTGAGGAGTCTCGGAACGGAGAAACCAGTCCCCGAACCAAAATCACG TGGATGAAAGCAGAAGACTCATCTAAAGTTAGTGGTGGAACACCTATCAAAATTGAAGATCCAAATCAGTTTGTTCCTTTAAACACAAACCCGAATGAGGTactagaaaagagaaataag ATTCGGGAACAAAATCGATATGACTTGAAAACAGCAGGACCACAATCTCAGTTGCTTGCTGGAATTGTTGTGGATAAGCCACCTTCT acTATGCAATTTGAAGATGATGATCATGGCCCACCAGCCCCTCCTAACCCATTTAGTCATCTCACAGAAGGAGAACTTGAAGAGTATAAGAGGACAATCGAACGTAAACAACAAGGCCTAGAAG AAAACCATGAGCTGTTTTCCAAGAGCTTCATCTCCATGGAAGTGCCTGTCATGGTAGTAAATGGCAAGGATGATATGCATGATGTTGAAGATGAGCTTGCTAAGCGAGTGAGTAGGTTAACCACAAGTACAACCGTAGAAAACATCGAGATTACTATTAAGTCTCCAGAGAAAATCGAAGAAGTCCTGTCACCTGAAGGCTCCCCTTCAAAATCGCCatccaagaaaaagaagaaattccgCACTCCTTCttttctgaaaaagaacaaaaaaaaggagaaagttgAGGCCTAA
- the ADD3 gene encoding gamma-adducin isoform X3, whose product MKKGHNPTGLLALQQIADYIMANSFSGFSSPPLSLGMVTPINDLPGADTSSYVKGEKLTRCKLASLYRLVDLFGWAHLANTYISVRISKEQDHIIIIPRGLSFSEATASNLVKVNIIGEVVDQGSTNLKIDHTGFSPHAAIYSTRPDVKCVIHIHTLATAAVSSMKCGILPISQESLLLGDVAYYDYQGSLEEQEERIQLQKVLGPSCKVLVLRNHGVVALGETLEEAFHYIFNVQLACEIQVQALAGAGGVDNLHVLDFQKYKAFTYTVAASGGGGVNMGSHQKWKVGEIEFEGLMRTLDNLGYRTGYAYRHPLIREKPRHKSDVEIPATVTAFSFEDDTVPLSPLKYMAQRQQREKTRWLNSPNTYMKVNVPEESRNGETSPRTKITWMKAEDSSKVSGGTPIKIEDPNQFVPLNTNPNEVLEKRNKIREQNRYDLKTAGPQSQLLAGIVVDKPPSTMQFEDDDHGPPAPPNPFSHLTEGELEEYKRTIERKQQGLEDAEQELLSDDASSVSQIQSQTQSPQNVPEKLEENHELFSKSFISMEVPVMVVNGKDDMHDVEDELAKRVSRLTTSTTVENIEITIKSPEKIEEVLSPEGSPSKSPSKKKKKFRTPSFLKKNKKKEKVEA is encoded by the exons ATGAAGAAAGGCCACAACCCAACTGGATTACTAGCATTACAGCAGATTGCAGATTACATCATGGCCAATTCTTTCTCGGGTTTTTCTTCACCTCCTCTCA GTCTTGGCATGGTCACACCTATCAATGACCTTCCTGGTGCAGATACATCCTCATATGTGAAGGGAGAAAAACTTACTCGCTGTAAACTTGCCAGCCTGTACAGACTTGTAGACTTGTTTGGATGGGCACACCTGGCAAATACCTATATCTCA gtaaGAATAAGTAAGGAGCAAGACCACATTATAATAATTCCCAGAGGCCTATCTTTTTCTGAAGCTACAGCCTCCAATTTG GTGAAAGTCAATATAATAGGAGAAGTGGTTGACCAGGGAAGTACCAATTTGAAAATTGACCATACAGGATTCAGTCCCCATGCTGCAATCTATTCAACACGTCCTGATGTTAAGTGTGTGATACACATCCATACCCTTGCAACAGCAGCT GTATCCTCCATGAAATGTGGGATCCTTCCAATTTCTCAAGAGTCTCTTCTTCTGGGAGATGTTGCCTATTATGACTACCAAGGGTCACTGGAAGAACAGGAGGAGAGAATTCAACTGCAGAAGGTTCTGGGACCAAGTTGTAAG GTGCTGGTACTCAGGAATCATGGTGTGGTTGCACTTGGAGAAACATTAGAGGAggcttttcattatatttttaatgtgcaaCTAGCCTGTGAGATTCAG gtgcaggccctAGCAGGTGCAGGTGGAGTAGACAATCTCCATGTACTGGACTTTCAGAAGTATAAAGCTTTCACTTACACTGTAGCAGCATCTGGTGGAGGAGGTGTGAATATGGGTTCCCATCAAAAATGGAAGGTTGGCGAAATTGAGTTTGAAGGGCTTATGAGGACTCTGGACAACTTG GGGTATAGAACAGGCTATGCTTACAGGCATCCTCTCATTCGAGAGAAGCCTAGGCACAAGAGTGATGTGGAAATCCCAGCAACTGTGACTGCTTTTTCCTTTGAAGACGATACAGTGCCACTCTCTCCTCTCAAATACATGGCACAGAGGCAACAGCGTGAAAAAACAAGATGGCTGAACTCACCAAATACTTACATGAAAGTGAATGTGCCTGAGGAGTCTCGGAACGGAGAAACCAGTCCCCGAACCAAAATCACG TGGATGAAAGCAGAAGACTCATCTAAAGTTAGTGGTGGAACACCTATCAAAATTGAAGATCCAAATCAGTTTGTTCCTTTAAACACAAACCCGAATGAGGTactagaaaagagaaataag ATTCGGGAACAAAATCGATATGACTTGAAAACAGCAGGACCACAATCTCAGTTGCTTGCTGGAATTGTTGTGGATAAGCCACCTTCT acTATGCAATTTGAAGATGATGATCATGGCCCACCAGCCCCTCCTAACCCATTTAGTCATCTCACAGAAGGAGAACTTGAAGAGTATAAGAGGACAATCGAACGTAAACAACAAGGCCTAGAAG ATGCTGAGCAGGAATTACTCTCAGATGACGCTTCATCTGTTTCACAAATTCAGTCTCAAACTCAGTCACCGCAAAATGTCCCTGAAAAATTAGAAG AAAACCATGAGCTGTTTTCCAAGAGCTTCATCTCCATGGAAGTGCCTGTCATGGTAGTAAATGGCAAGGATGATATGCATGATGTTGAAGATGAGCTTGCTAAGCGAGTGAGTAGGTTAACCACAAGTACAACCGTAGAAAACATCGAGATTACTATTAAGTCTCCAGAGAAAATCGAAGAAGTCCTGTCACCTGAAGGCTCCCCTTCAAAATCGCCatccaagaaaaagaagaaattccgCACTCCTTCttttctgaaaaagaacaaaaaaaaggagaaagttgAGGCCTAA